The genome window GATTTGGCTAACTCTTCTTCCCGCAGGCTGCGGCGGAGGATTTTACCAACGTTCGTTTTGGGCAGTTCCGTTCTAAACTCAATGTATCGGGGGCGTTTGTAACCCGTCAGGTTCTCGCGGCAGTACGCTTTTATCGCTTCTTCGGTCAGGCTCTCGTCTTTTTTAACAATGAATACCTTTACCGCTTCGGTCGATTTGTTATCGGGTACGCCAATGCAGGCCACTTCCAGCACGCCCGGACAGGCAGCTACCACATCTTCGATCTCGTTTGGATAAACGTTAAAACCCGAAACGAGCACCATGTCTTTCTTACGATCCACAATCCGGAAAAAACCATCTTCGTCCATCGTACCGATATCGCCGGTTTTAAACCAGTCGCCTTCCATCACCTTGGCCGTTTCATCGGGGCGGTTGTAGTAACCAGCGAAGACCTGCGGTCCCCGCGCCCAGAGTTCACCGGGTTCGCCAATGGCGGCTTCGGTTCCATCCTCTTTCATCGGTTTCATTTCGGTGCTGGGCCAGGGCGTTCCGATTGTCCCGATGCGGGCCGTGCCATCCACCGCATTCGACGAAAGAACCGGCGAGGTTTCCGATAGGCCATAGCCTTCCGCCGGAAGGTTGCCCGTCATTTTCTGCCACCGCTCCGTCACCGACGACTGCAACGCCATCCCGCCCGCCGACGTAATGGTTAGTTCACTAAAGTCGACTTCGTTGATTCTCGGATGGTTCAGCAAGCCATTATAAAGCGTATTTAGCCCCGTAAACATCGTGATTTTGTACTTTTTCAAATCATCGATAAAGGCGTTCATGTCGCGGGGATTCGTGATCAGCAAGTTTAATGCACCAATCTTAAGCGCCGATAATGCATTGCAAGTCAACGCATAAACGTGGTATAATGGCAAAGCAGCAACAATAATTTCCTGCTCCGACGGACCGTTTTTCTTCAGTCCGGGCTTCATCCATTCGTTCTGGCCTTCTACGTTGGCAATCATGTTCCGGTGCGTTAGCATCGCGCCTTTCGAAACGCCGGTTGTGCCACCCGTGTATTGAATAAAGGCCAGATCTTTGCTGGTCATTGTTGGACGCTTGTACGTAGTCCGGCTGCCCCGGCTCAGCGCCTCGCTGAACGAAATCGCGCTGGGCAACTGGTAGGCCGGAACCATTTTCTTGACGTATTTCACCACCGCATTGACAATCTGCTTTTTCGGGAAACCCAGCAAATCACCAATCTGCGTGACAATTACATGCTGGATGTCCGTTTCAGGCAGGATTTTTTCCAGATTATTCGCAAAATTGGCCAGAATCACGATGGCTTTCGCCCCCGAGTCTTTGAACTGGTGCCGCATTTCGCGGGGCGTATAGAGCGGATTGGTATTGACAACGATCAGACCGGCCCGCAAAGCGCCGAACATCACCACCGGGTATTGCAGCAGGTTAGGCATCTGAATAACAAGGCGATCACCCTTCTGAAGCTTTAAGTCATTTTGCAAAAACGCCGCAAATTGACGCGAAAGCTGGTCGATTTCCCCGTAGGTTAATTTCTTACCCATACAGGCGTAGGCTGCTTTGTCGGCATAGTTGCGGAAGCCTTCTTCCATCAGCTCTACCAGCGAAGGATAAGCGTCTGGATTGATTTCGTAAGGCACTCCTTTGGGATAGTATTTCAGCCAGGGATATTTGGTTGCTGATCTAGTTTCCATACAAATTATGGCGTTTTTTTGTAAAAATAAGACAAAAAACAGAACCTCAATCTTATAAACGCTTTTCTACCCCTATTTTCTTGTGGTAGCTTCTTTAAAAACAAGGGGCGAGCCAGAGTAGTTTTGCCAAGCATACAAACCTGACCCCACTACGCTAACTCGCCCCTGAATCAAAGGTATTTATCTAGAACGCAACTGGCTTCAACCGCAACCCCATGTCCTCCGGCAAGCCGAAGATGAGATTCATATTTTGTACGGCCTGACCGGAAGCGCCCTTCGTCAAATTGTCGATAATGCTGGTAATCAGAAGCTGATCGCCGTGTTTTTCCAAATGGATTAATCCTTTATTGGTATTCACCACCTGTTTTACATCAATCGGCGCCTCGCTCAGGTGCGTAAACGGATGCGATGCGTAATAATCCGCATACAAAGCCTTAGCTTCCTCGCGCGAACCCTCGAACGTCGTGTAAACATTCGCCATGATACCGCGTGTGAAGTCGCCCCGGTAAGGAACAAAATGCACTGCTTGATCGAAACCTGCCTGCAACGTGGTGATACTCTGGCGGATTTCTTTCAGGTGCTGGTGCGTGAATGCCTTGTAGATGGACATGTTGTTGTTCCGCCACGAAAAATGCGTCGTCGGACTCAATGCCTGCCCGGCTCCCGTCGAGCCCGTGACGGCGCTCACGTGAACATCCTGGTTTAGCAAACCCGCTTTCGCCAGGGGCAACAGGGCTAGTTCGATGCTAGTGGCAAAGCAACCCGGATTGGCAATTTTCGTCGCGTTCTGGATGCGCTCGCGCTGAAGTTCCGGCAACCCGTAAACAAAACCATTCGACTCGTCCCGAAAATCGGTGCTTAGGTCAATGATTTTAACGGTTTCGGGTACGTTATTTTCGGCTAAGAACTTGGCGGACTCGCCGTGGCCAGAGCACAGGAAAATTACCGACAACCCGTCACTCTTCACTAATTCAGCGGTATCTTCCCCCGAAAAAACCTGCTCGGTATCGCCCAATAAATCGGTATGGGTGCTATAAACCGGCTTTCCAGCCTGGCTTTTGCTATGCACAAAGGCTAACTCAACGGCGGGGTGGTTGATGAGAATGCGTAGCAACTCGCCTCCCGTGTAGCCCGCGCCGCCGATGATGCCAACGTTTAGTTTCTGATTCATTCGCCTTTTCCTTCCGCTGATTCTTTTACTCGCTCGTAAATCATAACCTGATTAGAGGCAACTTTCGAGAAGCCGCGCACATCGTCGCCCGTCCAGGCATTGTTCATTTCGCCGTAGCTACCAAATTTCGCCGACATCAAATCATAATCCGATTCAATACCCAACACCTGGAAGCGATACGGAGCCAGTTGCACATGCACTTTCCCGCTAACGTGGCCCTGCGTATCGGCCAGGAACGTTTCAATATTCCGCATCACCGGATCGAGGAACTGGCCTTCGTGCAGCATGGAACCATACCAGTTGGCCAGTTGGTCTTTCCAGTATAATTGCCACTTTGTCAGCACGTGTTTTTCGAGCGTATGGTGCGCTTTCAGCAGGATCAGGGGAGCCGGGGCTTCGAAACCAACGCGGCCTTTGATGCCAATGATGGTGTCGCCTACGTGAATATCGCGGCCGATGCCGTAAGGACCCGCCAGTTCAGTCAGTTTCTGGATGGCGTTTGCCGGATTGTCAAACGACTCGCCAGCTACTTCTTTGATTTCACCGCCTTCAAACCGTAGCGTAATTTGCGTTGGTTCTGTTTTGGTTACCTGCGTTGGCCAGGCTTCTTCGGGCAGGAATCCGTGCGAAGTCAGCGTTTCGCGACCGCCCACCGACGTACCCCACAAACCTTTGTTGATGGAATAAGCCGCTTTGTGCCACTCCTGCTCCACGCCTTTGGCTTTCAGGAAATCAATTTCCGCCTCGCGGGATAGTTTCAGATCGCGAATCGGCGTGATAATTTCGGCTTCGGGAATAATGATCCGGAACGCCATGTCAAACCGCACCTGGTCATTTCCAGCGCCCGTGCTTCCGTGCGCAATGGCGTTGGCTCCAATGCTTTTGGCGTATTCAGCCACGGCAATGGCCTGGAAAATACGCTCAGCACTGACGCAAAGCGGATATGTATTGTTTTTGAGCACGTTTCCGAAAATCAGGTATTTCAGACATTGCTCATAATAATCGTCTGTTTTCGAGACTGTTGCGTGCGACTTAACTCCCAGCGAATACGCCCTGTTTTCGATTGCTTTCAGTTCAGCATCCGAGAAACCACCGGTATCAACCAAGACCGAATGCACTTCGTATCCTTGATCTTCCGACAAATACTTCACACAAAACGAGGTATCAAGACCGCCGCTGAAAGCGAGTACTACTTTTTTAGACATCAGACTTAGACAATAAGCCCGCACCAGCGGGCCGGTTAGACAAAAGATTGGATTTCAAGATGGTGTATGGCAAACGCCGACTGCTCTCGCGCTGCAAAAGTACCGTTAATTCAAAGACGAAGTGAACAAAAAATAAAAATCCCTCCCAGCATAAGCGCCAGAAGGGATCAGGAAACTACCAAAACAAGTATTTTTAATGAACTGCTTCGAGCTCCCGTTCGGCTTTTTTGCTTTTCTGGCGATCCTGGAAACGCAACAGAATCCGATTCTTCAGACGCATCCAGCGCTCATAAAGCCGCGACTCTTTCAGGAAATTCCACTTTTCGGGCTTCGTTTCCTTTTGTCCTTTATGTTCTTCGGGATCAAACTGCATGCCTGTACACAAACAATGCTTGCGATTTGTCCTATTTAAAATATCGTAATTTACGCAGCTTGAGCAGCCTTTCCAGAACGCGTCATCGCCGGGTAGTTCCGTCAACGGCACAGGAATATACCCCAGATCCGAGTTGATTTTCATCACAGCCAGACTGGTTGTCAGGCCAATGATTTTTGCATCGGGGTATTTTT of Tellurirhabdus bombi contains these proteins:
- a CDS encoding AMP-binding protein, whose translation is METRSATKYPWLKYYPKGVPYEINPDAYPSLVELMEEGFRNYADKAAYACMGKKLTYGEIDQLSRQFAAFLQNDLKLQKGDRLVIQMPNLLQYPVVMFGALRAGLIVVNTNPLYTPREMRHQFKDSGAKAIVILANFANNLEKILPETDIQHVIVTQIGDLLGFPKKQIVNAVVKYVKKMVPAYQLPSAISFSEALSRGSRTTYKRPTMTSKDLAFIQYTGGTTGVSKGAMLTHRNMIANVEGQNEWMKPGLKKNGPSEQEIIVAALPLYHVYALTCNALSALKIGALNLLITNPRDMNAFIDDLKKYKITMFTGLNTLYNGLLNHPRINEVDFSELTITSAGGMALQSSVTERWQKMTGNLPAEGYGLSETSPVLSSNAVDGTARIGTIGTPWPSTEMKPMKEDGTEAAIGEPGELWARGPQVFAGYYNRPDETAKVMEGDWFKTGDIGTMDEDGFFRIVDRKKDMVLVSGFNVYPNEIEDVVAACPGVLEVACIGVPDNKSTEAVKVFIVKKDESLTEEAIKAYCRENLTGYKRPRYIEFRTELPKTNVGKILRRSLREEELAKSK
- the argC gene encoding N-acetyl-gamma-glutamyl-phosphate reductase; this encodes MNQKLNVGIIGGAGYTGGELLRILINHPAVELAFVHSKSQAGKPVYSTHTDLLGDTEQVFSGEDTAELVKSDGLSVIFLCSGHGESAKFLAENNVPETVKIIDLSTDFRDESNGFVYGLPELQRERIQNATKIANPGCFATSIELALLPLAKAGLLNQDVHVSAVTGSTGAGQALSPTTHFSWRNNNMSIYKAFTHQHLKEIRQSITTLQAGFDQAVHFVPYRGDFTRGIMANVYTTFEGSREEAKALYADYYASHPFTHLSEAPIDVKQVVNTNKGLIHLEKHGDQLLITSIIDNLTKGASGQAVQNMNLIFGLPEDMGLRLKPVAF
- a CDS encoding argininosuccinate synthase; its protein translation is MSKKVVLAFSGGLDTSFCVKYLSEDQGYEVHSVLVDTGGFSDAELKAIENRAYSLGVKSHATVSKTDDYYEQCLKYLIFGNVLKNNTYPLCVSAERIFQAIAVAEYAKSIGANAIAHGSTGAGNDQVRFDMAFRIIIPEAEIITPIRDLKLSREAEIDFLKAKGVEQEWHKAAYSINKGLWGTSVGGRETLTSHGFLPEEAWPTQVTKTEPTQITLRFEGGEIKEVAGESFDNPANAIQKLTELAGPYGIGRDIHVGDTIIGIKGRVGFEAPAPLILLKAHHTLEKHVLTKWQLYWKDQLANWYGSMLHEGQFLDPVMRNIETFLADTQGHVSGKVHVQLAPYRFQVLGIESDYDLMSAKFGSYGEMNNAWTGDDVRGFSKVASNQVMIYERVKESAEGKGE
- a CDS encoding GNAT family N-acetyltransferase → MTMNSVDKNDIYIVQVANEDHLTLADTICKEMENSAKARGTGIAKRSPLYLMEKMLEGKAIIAKTKMGEWVGFCYIETWEHGKFVANSGLIVHPDHRKSGIATRIKHEAFKLSRKKYPDAKIIGLTTSLAVMKINSDLGYIPVPLTELPGDDAFWKGCSSCVNYDILNRTNRKHCLCTGMQFDPEEHKGQKETKPEKWNFLKESRLYERWMRLKNRILLRFQDRQKSKKAERELEAVH